Proteins encoded within one genomic window of Solibaculum mannosilyticum:
- a CDS encoding permease, with product MEALKTIWDFFQNEVLGMNWLNRLIETILNACGLDTTGKIGASIQFFIYDTIKIMVLLGVLILIISYIQSYFPPERAKKILGRFHGIWANIIAALLGTVTPFCSCSSIPLFIGFTSAGLPLGVTFSFLISSPMVDLGSLVLLMSIFGWKVAVLYVIFGLVIAVAGGTLIEKLHLDNQVEEYIRNGHSIDVPQEELHFKDRMKFAWEQVVETAKKVAPYVLIGVGIGAFIHNWIPEEFIVKALGENNPFGVILATIVGIPMYADIFGTIPIAEALLAKGALLGVVLSFMMGVTTLSLPSMIMLRKAVKPKLLGIFIGICAAGIIIVGYLFNAIQYLIV from the coding sequence ATGGAGGCACTAAAAACAATTTGGGACTTTTTTCAAAATGAAGTCCTCGGTATGAACTGGCTGAATCGTCTCATTGAAACAATTTTGAACGCTTGCGGTTTAGATACCACGGGCAAAATAGGAGCGAGTATTCAGTTTTTCATCTATGATACCATAAAAATTATGGTACTGCTTGGCGTTTTGATTTTGATTATCTCGTATATTCAAAGTTATTTCCCGCCCGAAAGAGCAAAAAAGATACTCGGCAGATTTCACGGCATATGGGCGAATATCATCGCCGCTCTGCTCGGTACGGTAACACCGTTTTGCTCGTGTTCTTCCATTCCGTTGTTTATCGGGTTTACAAGCGCAGGTTTGCCGCTTGGCGTTACATTCTCCTTTTTGATTTCTTCGCCGATGGTTGACCTCGGAAGCCTTGTCTTACTGATGAGTATTTTCGGCTGGAAAGTTGCTGTTTTATATGTAATATTCGGTTTGGTAATCGCTGTGGCTGGCGGAACGCTAATTGAAAAGTTGCACCTCGATAATCAAGTGGAAGAATATATCCGAAACGGTCACTCGATTGATGTTCCGCAGGAGGAACTGCATTTCAAAGACCGTATGAAATTTGCGTGGGAACAGGTTGTTGAAACCGCTAAAAAGGTTGCTCCTTATGTTCTGATCGGCGTGGGCATTGGTGCTTTCATTCACAACTGGATTCCTGAAGAATTTATTGTCAAAGCACTTGGCGAAAATAATCCGTTTGGCGTAATTCTTGCTACGATAGTCGGTATTCCGATGTATGCGGATATTTTCGGTACAATTCCGATTGCAGAAGCCCTGCTTGCAAAAGGTGCTTTGCTCGGCGTTGTCCTTTCCTTTATGATGGGCGTTACTACGCTTTCGCTCCCTTCAATGATTATGCTTCGCAAGGCGGTCAAACCGAAACTGCTTGGTATTTTCATTGGAATATGTGCTGCTGGTATTATTATTGTAGGCTATCTTTTCAACGCAATACAATATTTAATTGTTTAA
- a CDS encoding thioredoxin family protein has translation MALFNFGKKKEEEKKTPACACSCGCAASEAESITNDCCPDLKEGEICCIKVLGAGCKSCHEQFEYTKQAVKDMGLSVEVEYITDMQKVMEYGVMSMPALVVNEKVVAMGKVLKAADVVALLHKLGF, from the coding sequence ATGGCATTATTTAACTTTGGAAAGAAAAAGGAAGAAGAAAAGAAAACACCTGCTTGCGCTTGTAGCTGCGGTTGTGCTGCCAGCGAAGCAGAAAGCATTACAAACGATTGCTGTCCTGATTTGAAAGAGGGAGAAATCTGCTGTATCAAAGTGTTAGGGGCAGGTTGTAAATCCTGTCACGAACAATTTGAATACACAAAGCAGGCAGTAAAGGATATGGGACTTTCCGTAGAGGTCGAATACATTACCGATATGCAGAAAGTAATGGAATACGGTGTTATGAGTATGCCTGCCCTTGTTGTCAACGAAAAGGTTGTTGCTATGGGTAAGGTTTTGAAAGCTGCTGATGTGGTTGCTCTGCTGCACAAGCTGGGGTTTTAA
- a CDS encoding arsenate reductase ArsC yields the protein MDKKKVAFICVHNSCRSQIAEALGKHLAGDKFDFYSAGTETKSQINQDAVRLMKQLYGIDMEQSQYSKTIDKIPTPDIAISMGCDVGCPYIGRAFDDNWGLPDPTGKSDECFIQVIERISQKIKDLKLEK from the coding sequence ATGGATAAGAAAAAGGTAGCCTTTATTTGTGTGCATAACTCCTGCCGCAGTCAGATTGCAGAAGCACTTGGAAAACATTTGGCGGGAGATAAGTTTGATTTCTATTCTGCCGGAACAGAAACAAAATCACAAATCAATCAGGACGCTGTGCGGCTTATGAAACAGCTTTATGGGATAGATATGGAGCAAAGCCAGTATAGCAAGACGATTGATAAAATCCCTACGCCCGATATTGCGATTTCAATGGGGTGTGATGTCGGTTGTCCCTATATCGGTAGAGCGTTTGATGATAATTGGGGACTTCCCGATCCGACGGGCAAAAGTGATGAATGTTTTATACAGGTCATTGAGAGAATATCTCAAAAAATAAAAGACTTGAAATTAGAAAAGTAA
- a CDS encoding cysteine-rich KTR domain-containing protein yields MKATEWIYCPICGNKTRTMIREDTELRNFPLYCPKCKKETSINAQDMKVTLAEHK; encoded by the coding sequence ATGAAAGCCACAGAATGGATATATTGCCCTATCTGCGGCAATAAAACTCGCACAATGATACGGGAAGATACAGAATTAAGAAACTTCCCTCTCTACTGTCCGAAGTGCAAAAAGGAAACAAGCATCAATGCTCAGGATATGAAAGTCACGCTTGCAGAACACAAATAA
- a CDS encoding MobA/MobL family protein, which produces MPRHSFIQMSKLPNVKGRISYITSHARQENLYATYRTADSTFWSNLARESQQEFQRSGTEGKCIEARELIIALPEIYTQYEPQQVLTDFTEEFRRRYGVECVSALHHNKRKTNYHIHLIFSERRLLPEPDVKVASRSVFFDETGKRVRTKKEITGEDGQIRKGCTVIKKGEVYESHLFTTKDTRFKGEPFLREIKEVYTELINCHISDPEQHLKVFDKNSVYLPAKKIGKNNPKEDEIKADNAARQEWNRTADMALLSGISEAKILEVKQTEIHEKASQSIKSKGWLPGLFRSIVNKAKDFLQNLIREHDMPPKPVLEIDMAEFRTMQKLMIKAQDKAKEIRHLQDTVLPKLKQQLADTKGIFKGKERKALTEQIQRTEKEIAEKLDKLPDVLKEDGYPDVQAYMATYRKAEAVVEQFNRDLAAWEQQVREKQKPAKKEQAKPPERESVLKRLRQLQAEGKQRNQPRQRKKSFDRDSR; this is translated from the coding sequence ATGCCGAGACACAGTTTTATCCAGATGTCAAAACTGCCCAATGTCAAAGGGCGAATATCGTATATTACAAGCCATGCAAGGCAGGAAAATCTCTATGCCACCTACCGCACCGCCGACAGCACCTTTTGGAGCAACCTTGCAAGGGAAAGCCAGCAGGAGTTTCAGCGCAGCGGCACAGAGGGCAAATGTATCGAAGCAAGGGAACTGATTATCGCCTTGCCCGAAATCTATACGCAATACGAGCCGCAGCAGGTACTCACGGACTTTACAGAGGAGTTCCGCAGGCGGTACGGTGTGGAGTGCGTGTCCGCCCTCCACCACAACAAGCGCAAGACAAATTATCATATCCATCTGATTTTCAGCGAGAGGAGGTTGCTCCCCGAACCTGATGTAAAGGTTGCTTCCCGCAGCGTGTTCTTTGACGAGACTGGAAAGCGTGTCCGCACCAAAAAGGAAATCACGGGGGAGGACGGGCAGATACGGAAAGGCTGTACCGTCATCAAAAAAGGCGAGGTATACGAAAGCCATCTGTTTACTACCAAAGATACACGCTTTAAGGGAGAGCCTTTTCTCCGAGAGATAAAGGAAGTGTATACAGAACTTATTAACTGCCATATCTCCGATCCTGAGCAGCACTTAAAGGTATTTGATAAAAACAGCGTCTATCTTCCGGCCAAGAAAATCGGCAAAAATAATCCCAAAGAGGACGAAATCAAAGCCGATAATGCCGCAAGGCAGGAATGGAACAGGACAGCGGATATGGCGTTATTATCAGGTATCTCCGAAGCAAAGATTTTAGAAGTCAAGCAGACAGAGATACACGAAAAGGCGAGCCAGTCTATCAAAAGCAAGGGCTGGCTGCCGGGTCTGTTCCGCAGTATCGTAAACAAGGCTAAGGACTTCCTGCAAAACTTAATCCGTGAACACGATATGCCGCCGAAGCCTGTCCTTGAAATAGATATGGCAGAGTTCCGTACCATGCAAAAGCTGATGATAAAGGCGCAGGATAAGGCGAAAGAAATCCGGCATTTGCAGGATACGGTACTTCCGAAGCTGAAACAACAGCTTGCCGATACAAAAGGGATTTTCAAGGGTAAGGAGCGCAAGGCGCTCACAGAGCAGATACAGCGGACAGAAAAGGAAATCGCTGAAAAGCTGGATAAACTGCCCGATGTTCTGAAAGAGGACGGTTATCCCGATGTGCAGGCGTACATGGCAACCTACCGTAAGGCGGAGGCTGTTGTGGAGCAGTTCAATCGTGACCTTGCCGCATGGGAGCAACAGGTCAGGGAAAAACAGAAACCCGCCAAAAAAGAGCAGGCAAAGCCGCCTGAACGAGAGAGCGTGCTGAAACGCCTGCGTCAGCTTCAGGCGGAGGGTAAGCAGAGAAACCAGCCGAGACAGAGAAAGAAATCCTTTGACAGAGACAGCCGATAG
- a CDS encoding helix-turn-helix domain-containing protein: MSAVKMGLTIEEAAECTGIGRNTMRKLVEWGKLPVLKVGRKTIIRRDTLERFLTVNQGRNLLKPDDVRRVE, from the coding sequence ATGAGCGCAGTCAAAATGGGACTTACCATAGAGGAAGCCGCAGAATGTACGGGTATCGGCAGGAACACCATGCGGAAGCTGGTGGAATGGGGAAAGCTGCCCGTCCTCAAAGTGGGGCGCAAGACCATTATCCGCAGGGACACGCTGGAACGGTTTCTGACGGTCAATCAGGGAAGAAATCTTCTGAAGCCCGATGATGTCCGCAGAGTGGAATGA
- a CDS encoding helix-turn-helix domain-containing protein, protein MNTLKKETTFTAKQVGRRIKERRTELNITMPELGRRVGVNKSTIQRYEADGVDPKRTMVINGLAEALLTTPEWLTGLSDDKEYDTYTLCQRDIEEHIRKYLDTVSYTVKGEPHQQLLTTFLGKMVDLYTVMTCYFADAMEEVDRVAEDKGLKESLGRYAIESGAIMEQVYRKKMEVPIEDMKRFLDGILHIHDEGRTRMSMGALFGIVEEAEERLSEKENSVAP, encoded by the coding sequence GTGAACACCTTGAAAAAAGAAACCACATTCACCGCAAAACAGGTCGGTAGGAGGATTAAGGAACGCCGCACAGAGTTAAACATTACCATGCCGGAACTTGGCAGGCGTGTAGGCGTGAACAAATCCACCATTCAGCGGTATGAAGCGGACGGAGTTGATCCGAAGCGCACAATGGTTATCAACGGTCTTGCGGAAGCGTTGCTCACAACTCCCGAATGGCTGACAGGTCTTTCCGATGATAAGGAATATGACACCTATACTCTTTGCCAGCGGGATATTGAGGAACACATCAGGAAATATCTGGACACAGTTTCCTATACAGTAAAGGGCGAGCCGCACCAGCAGCTTCTCACGACATTTCTCGGCAAGATGGTTGACCTGTATACGGTTATGACCTGCTACTTTGCTGATGCTATGGAGGAAGTTGACCGTGTGGCGGAGGACAAAGGGCTGAAAGAGTCTCTTGGACGGTACGCCATAGAGTCCGGGGCAATCATGGAACAGGTATACCGCAAGAAGATGGAAGTACCGATTGAGGATATGAAACGGTTTTTAGACGGGATTTTACATATCCACGATGAGGGGCGCACAAGAATGTCGATGGGCGCACTTTTCGGGATAGTGGAGGAAGCCGAAGAAAGGCTTTCCGAAAAAGAAAATTCCGTGGCACCTTGA
- a CDS encoding tyrosine-type recombinase/integrase — MAKGSVRKKGKKWYGRFYIEDESGRKVQKEFAGTESKAETEAMLRKAIADYEEKQFVGKAENITVGDMLDMWVEEELKPGNLSNGTVMSYQGTVNRIKQYPIGKRKLKTVTADHLQAFIDFLSYGGTNPDGTTSKPMSKGYMLLFSAVLQNSFRFAVFPKKLITFNPMQYVKLRGRKQETDIFSDSEEDTSSIPTITHEQFQKLEEFLKAKDNPALLPVQIAYYTGLRIGEVCGLTWQDINLEEQYLTVRRSMRYNGTRHTTEVGTTKRSKVRTVDFCDTLAAILRAARTEQRKNRFRYGEFYHLNYYKEVKEKGRTYYEVYSLQRTEEVPEDYKEISFVCLRADGAYEAPSTVGIMCRAAKKKVKGLEDFHFHTLRHTYTSNLLSGGAKPKDVQELLGHSDVSTTMNIYAHSTREAKRTSARLLDKVVGGE, encoded by the coding sequence ATGGCAAAAGGTTCTGTAAGAAAGAAAGGCAAAAAGTGGTACGGACGCTTTTATATTGAAGATGAAAGCGGCAGAAAAGTGCAGAAAGAGTTTGCAGGCACAGAGAGCAAGGCGGAAACAGAAGCCATGCTCCGCAAAGCGATAGCGGACTATGAGGAAAAGCAGTTTGTCGGGAAAGCGGAAAACATCACGGTAGGCGATATGCTGGATATGTGGGTAGAGGAAGAACTGAAACCCGGCAACTTAAGCAACGGGACGGTCATGTCCTATCAGGGAACGGTCAACCGTATCAAGCAATATCCCATTGGCAAACGCAAGCTGAAAACCGTGACCGCCGACCATTTGCAGGCGTTCATTGATTTTCTGAGCTACGGTGGGACAAACCCGGACGGGACAACTTCAAAGCCCATGAGCAAAGGATATATGCTCCTGTTCTCGGCGGTGTTGCAAAATTCCTTCCGCTTTGCGGTTTTCCCGAAAAAACTGATTACCTTTAACCCTATGCAGTATGTGAAGCTGAGGGGCAGGAAGCAGGAAACGGATATTTTCTCGGACAGTGAGGAAGATACTTCCAGTATTCCTACTATCACCCATGAACAGTTCCAAAAGCTGGAGGAATTTCTCAAGGCAAAAGATAATCCCGCCTTGCTGCCTGTGCAGATAGCGTACTACACGGGGCTTCGTATCGGGGAAGTATGCGGCTTGACTTGGCAGGATATTAACCTTGAGGAACAATATCTCACGGTACGCCGAAGCATGCGCTATAACGGAACAAGGCACACAACCGAAGTGGGAACGACAAAACGGAGCAAAGTCCGCACCGTTGATTTCTGCGACACGCTGGCGGCAATCCTGCGGGCGGCGAGAACAGAACAGCGCAAAAACCGTTTCCGCTACGGGGAGTTTTATCACCTGAACTACTACAAAGAAGTAAAGGAAAAAGGGCGCACCTATTATGAGGTTTACAGCCTGCAAAGGACAGAGGAAGTCCCGGAGGATTACAAGGAAATCTCCTTTGTCTGCCTGAGAGCAGACGGGGCGTATGAAGCGCCGAGTACGGTAGGGATTATGTGCAGGGCGGCAAAGAAGAAAGTGAAAGGGCTTGAAGATTTCCATTTCCACACGCTCCGTCACACCTACACAAGCAATCTGCTTTCCGGCGGCGCAAAGCCGAAAGATGTGCAGGAACTTCTCGGACACTCCGATGTCAGTACCACAATGAACATCTACGCTCACTCTACAAGGGAAGCGAAGCGCACTTCCGCAAGGCTGCTGGATAAGGTGGTCGGCGGGGAATAA
- a CDS encoding YfhO family protein yields the protein MKAPSSPLLPAKSRCLRTFLLALGASCIVFLPFIIVDQGYFLYYGDFNVQQIPFYQMCHDAIREGNIFWSWTTDLGANFISSYSFYNLGSPFFWLTLPFPSEVVPYLMAPLLMLKTALAATTSYAYIARFVRNKDYALIGGLLYAFSGFTTYNIFFNHFHEPIVFFPLLLIGLEEYMTNGRRGVFAAAVFVNCFVNYFFFVGQVVFVIIYWFFRLLGKDWTINLKKFLWLAFEAILGVAMSAVLLIPSVLTVLANPRTSQSFQGHSALVYSWPQRYGAILECFFFPPDIPARPNFFPGAEAKWASLGAWLPLFSMCGVFSFMSAKRGHWLKRILITLFIMAMVPIFNSAFFAFNSSYYARWFYMLVLMMALATMMSLEDREVNYMVGFKITAGITFVITILIAFLPAEVEGREAQKYGLMEYPVRFWIYVAIAFVSLFLLWWLLRKFRRQPRQFATAATAAVLCISVVYSVYFIALGKVDLSETHDFIIPYALNGGEDVDLPDEDNYRIDFTDGRNLPYDNQAMFWQRPSIQAFHSVVPASIMEFYPTVGVQRDVASRPEREDYLLRPFLSVRYLFDREPMSPNDDDYDYYTYVDWQNGYYVYENKNFIPMGFCYDSFITRSEYDAMTEQERQRVLLHAAVVEDYAAQKYERTMTHYDTEEWLDTSDQAIAEDCADRREYSCETFETDNTGFTATITLPEDSEGRLLFFSVPWEEGWSAQVNGVDAVIEKTNVGFMAVWCPPGESTIRFNYMTPGLPLGLMITGVSFAVFLLYFFGMRALSRRKARRIAAVQPEEEILRHTNEDEAIETYYLKDLSLMFPAKPREDLPPGEQIHPLGDRGSHPPPDNDQNT from the coding sequence ATGAAGGCTCCTTCTTCGCCCTTGTTACCTGCAAAAAGCCGATGTCTACGGACGTTTTTGCTGGCATTGGGCGCGTCCTGCATTGTCTTTCTACCCTTTATCATTGTGGATCAAGGGTATTTTCTCTATTACGGCGACTTTAACGTCCAACAGATCCCCTTTTATCAGATGTGCCATGATGCCATTCGCGAGGGCAACATCTTTTGGAGCTGGACCACAGATCTGGGTGCAAATTTCATCAGTTCCTACAGCTTCTATAATCTAGGCAGTCCCTTTTTCTGGCTGACCCTGCCCTTTCCCAGCGAGGTGGTGCCCTATCTGATGGCCCCCCTCTTGATGCTCAAAACAGCGCTGGCCGCTACCACTTCCTACGCTTACATCGCCCGTTTTGTGCGCAATAAGGACTACGCCCTCATCGGCGGCCTTCTGTATGCTTTCTCCGGCTTTACTACCTACAACATCTTCTTTAACCATTTCCACGAACCCATTGTATTCTTCCCGTTGCTGCTCATCGGCTTGGAGGAATACATGACAAACGGCCGGCGGGGCGTTTTTGCCGCAGCGGTGTTTGTCAACTGTTTTGTCAATTACTTTTTCTTTGTGGGACAGGTGGTGTTTGTCATCATCTACTGGTTCTTCCGCCTGCTGGGCAAGGACTGGACCATCAATTTGAAAAAGTTCTTATGGCTGGCTTTTGAGGCTATATTGGGTGTGGCCATGAGTGCGGTACTGCTCATTCCTTCGGTGCTGACGGTACTTGCCAACCCCAGGACAAGCCAGTCCTTTCAAGGGCATTCGGCGCTTGTATACTCCTGGCCCCAGCGGTACGGCGCTATTTTGGAATGCTTTTTCTTCCCGCCGGATATCCCGGCCCGGCCTAATTTCTTCCCCGGCGCCGAGGCAAAATGGGCGTCCCTGGGCGCTTGGCTGCCCCTATTCTCCATGTGCGGCGTGTTTTCCTTCATGTCGGCAAAACGGGGGCATTGGCTCAAGCGCATCCTGATCACCCTCTTTATCATGGCCATGGTGCCTATTTTCAACAGCGCCTTCTTTGCCTTTAACTCGTCTTATTACGCACGCTGGTTCTATATGCTGGTTCTCATGATGGCCCTTGCCACGATGATGTCCCTGGAGGACAGGGAAGTAAACTATATGGTGGGCTTCAAGATAACGGCCGGCATTACCTTTGTTATCACCATTCTCATCGCTTTCCTGCCGGCCGAGGTGGAGGGCCGAGAGGCACAGAAATATGGGCTGATGGAATACCCTGTCCGATTTTGGATCTATGTGGCCATCGCCTTTGTCAGCCTGTTTCTCCTGTGGTGGCTGCTCAGGAAATTCCGAAGGCAGCCCCGCCAGTTCGCAACGGCAGCTACGGCGGCAGTACTTTGCATCTCGGTGGTGTACTCGGTGTATTTTATCGCCTTAGGCAAGGTGGACTTGAGTGAAACCCATGATTTCATCATCCCCTACGCCCTAAACGGCGGCGAGGATGTGGATCTGCCCGACGAGGACAATTATCGAATTGACTTTACCGACGGGCGAAATCTTCCCTATGACAATCAGGCTATGTTCTGGCAAAGGCCGTCGATTCAGGCGTTCCACAGCGTGGTACCCGCCTCCATCATGGAGTTTTATCCCACAGTAGGGGTGCAGAGAGATGTGGCCAGCCGTCCCGAACGGGAGGACTATTTACTGCGTCCGTTTTTGTCGGTGCGGTATCTCTTTGACCGGGAGCCGATGAGCCCCAATGATGACGACTACGATTATTACACTTATGTGGACTGGCAGAACGGCTATTACGTCTACGAAAACAAGAACTTTATCCCCATGGGCTTCTGTTACGACAGTTTTATCACCCGTTCGGAATACGATGCTATGACCGAACAGGAACGGCAGCGGGTTCTGCTGCACGCTGCGGTGGTGGAGGACTATGCCGCCCAGAAGTACGAGCGCACCATGACCCACTATGATACAGAGGAATGGCTGGATACCTCTGATCAAGCGATAGCAGAGGACTGCGCCGACCGTCGGGAATACTCCTGCGAAACGTTTGAAACAGACAATACAGGCTTTACCGCCACTATCACCCTGCCGGAGGATTCAGAAGGCAGGCTGTTGTTCTTCTCGGTGCCCTGGGAGGAGGGTTGGTCGGCGCAGGTCAACGGGGTTGACGCTGTCATTGAAAAGACCAACGTGGGCTTTATGGCGGTATGGTGTCCCCCGGGAGAGAGCACGATCCGGTTTAACTATATGACTCCCGGTCTGCCGCTGGGCTTGATGATAACGGGCGTATCCTTTGCGGTCTTCCTGCTCTACTTCTTCGGCATGCGTGCGCTCAGCCGCCGTAAGGCGCGCCGTATAGCGGCCGTACAGCCCGAGGAGGAAATCCTCCGCCATACCAACGAGGATGAGGCCATTGAAACGTATTATCTCAAGGATTTATCCCTGATGTTCCCAGCCAAACCGCGTGAGGATCTCCCGCCGGGAGAACAGATCCATCCTTTGGGAGACAGGGGAAGCCATCCACCGCCTGATAACGATCAAAACACGTGA
- a CDS encoding glycosyltransferase family 2 protein — protein sequence MSTVYLVVPCYNEEQVLPETGKRLIEKMEELVNLGLADEKSRILLVNDGSKDKTWDLITELHKQNKYVCGLKLSRNRGHQNAVLAGLMTARQYCDCAISLDADLQDDIDVINQFLEKFNEGCDIVYGVRNKRDTDTFFKRSTAQGFYKIMNALGVEVVYNHADYRLMSKRALDALSEYKEVNLFLRGIVPTIGYKTATVFYDRHERFAGESKYPLKKMLALAFDGITSFSVKPIRLISGLGVIIAILSVIGLLYALISKLVGMAVSGWTAIVASIWLLGGIQLLCLGVCGEYIGKIYSEVKARPKYFIDEFLQQ from the coding sequence TTGTCAACTGTATATTTGGTGGTACCCTGCTACAATGAGGAACAGGTGTTGCCGGAGACAGGCAAACGTCTCATTGAAAAGATGGAAGAACTGGTAAATCTGGGTCTGGCCGATGAGAAAAGCCGTATCCTGCTGGTCAACGACGGCAGCAAAGACAAGACTTGGGATCTTATCACCGAACTTCACAAGCAGAACAAATACGTATGCGGCCTGAAACTATCCCGCAACCGGGGGCACCAAAATGCCGTTTTGGCTGGACTGATGACCGCCCGTCAGTACTGCGACTGCGCCATCTCTTTGGACGCCGATCTTCAAGACGATATCGACGTCATCAATCAGTTTTTGGAGAAGTTTAACGAAGGGTGCGACATTGTGTACGGCGTGCGCAACAAGCGGGATACCGATACCTTTTTCAAACGTTCCACCGCCCAGGGATTCTATAAGATTATGAATGCCCTGGGGGTAGAGGTGGTTTATAACCATGCCGACTACCGTCTTATGTCCAAGCGGGCGTTGGATGCCCTGTCGGAGTACAAAGAGGTCAATTTATTCCTGCGCGGCATTGTCCCCACCATCGGGTATAAGACGGCTACGGTATTTTACGACCGTCATGAACGGTTTGCCGGCGAATCCAAGTATCCGCTGAAGAAGATGCTGGCCCTTGCATTTGACGGCATCACATCCTTTTCGGTCAAGCCCATCCGCCTGATCTCAGGATTGGGGGTCATTATTGCCATTCTCAGCGTCATAGGGCTTTTGTACGCTCTCATTTCCAAATTGGTGGGAATGGCTGTGTCGGGCTGGACGGCCATTGTGGCATCTATTTGGCTGTTGGGAGGCATCCAGCTTTTATGTCTGGGCGTATGCGGCGAATACATCGGAAAGATCTACAGTGAGGTCAAGGCGCGTCCTAAATACTTTATCGACGAGTTTTTACAGCAGTAA
- the glmU gene encoding bifunctional UDP-N-acetylglucosamine diphosphorylase/glucosamine-1-phosphate N-acetyltransferase GlmU, with protein sequence MEQNCAVILAGGEGKRMKADGPKVLCEVLFKPMLDWVIDAVRGAGVEDICVVTGHKGHLVEEHLLVKQHLDGACQTVLQEPRLGTGHAVMQASDFIADHKGGNVLVLCGDAPLMDSKNIRGALTAHETDGNAATVISARLERPTGYGRIVRDDNDGTVNSIVEEKDASEAVRAIREVNSGAYWFAADELLEVLPKLTNDNKAGEYYLTDTLALLLKKGCRVDAFAADTEDVVCGANTRSQLNGLNGKARRRILENLMDEGVDIPCTDGILVGPDVTVGANTCLLPGTILRGKTDIGTNCVIGPNSLIEDSTVANYCQLNAVQCYQSTVGEGVTAGPFVHIRPGTNLSARVKIGDFVEIKNSNIGEGTKVPHLTYVGDSDVGAGVNFGCGCVTVNYDGQEKNRCTVGDHCFIGCNTNLVAPVTVGDYAYTAAGSTITEPVPENALGIARARQINKPGWVEKKRK encoded by the coding sequence TTGGAACAGAATTGTGCTGTGATTTTGGCCGGCGGTGAAGGGAAACGGATGAAAGCCGATGGCCCGAAGGTATTGTGTGAAGTGCTGTTTAAGCCCATGCTGGACTGGGTGATCGATGCAGTCCGAGGCGCGGGCGTTGAAGATATTTGTGTGGTCACGGGCCACAAGGGCCATTTGGTGGAGGAACATCTGTTGGTAAAGCAGCATCTGGACGGCGCTTGCCAGACGGTGCTGCAAGAACCACGTCTGGGTACAGGGCATGCCGTCATGCAGGCATCCGATTTCATTGCCGACCACAAAGGGGGCAATGTGCTGGTGCTGTGCGGGGATGCCCCGCTCATGGACAGCAAAAATATCCGTGGGGCGCTGACGGCACATGAGACCGACGGCAATGCCGCTACCGTCATTTCAGCGAGATTGGAGCGTCCCACCGGCTACGGCCGCATCGTGCGGGACGATAACGACGGCACCGTCAACTCCATTGTGGAGGAAAAGGATGCAAGCGAAGCGGTGCGGGCCATCCGGGAGGTCAATTCCGGAGCGTATTGGTTCGCGGCCGATGAGCTGCTTGAAGTGCTGCCAAAGCTTACAAACGACAATAAGGCAGGGGAATACTATCTGACCGATACGTTAGCCCTGCTTCTGAAAAAGGGATGCCGGGTGGACGCCTTTGCCGCCGACACAGAGGATGTAGTATGCGGCGCCAATACCCGGTCGCAGCTTAACGGGCTGAATGGAAAGGCACGCCGCCGCATTTTGGAGAATCTGATGGACGAGGGTGTGGATATCCCCTGTACCGACGGCATTCTGGTAGGCCCGGATGTCACGGTAGGGGCCAATACTTGCCTGCTGCCGGGCACTATTTTGCGGGGCAAGACTGACATTGGGACAAATTGTGTCATCGGTCCCAACAGCCTGATCGAGGATAGCACGGTAGCAAATTACTGTCAGTTGAACGCTGTACAATGTTATCAGTCCACAGTAGGGGAAGGGGTCACGGCCGGACCGTTTGTACACATCCGTCCGGGCACCAACCTGTCCGCCAGGGTCAAGATCGGCGATTTTGTGGAGATTAAGAATTCAAATATCGGAGAAGGCACCAAGGTCCCTCATCTGACTTATGTAGGGGATTCCGATGTAGGCGCCGGCGTCAATTTCGGATGCGGCTGTGTCACGGTCAACTATGACGGCCAGGAGAAAAACCGTTGTACCGTAGGGGATCACTGCTTTATCGGTTGCAACACCAATCTTGTGGCACCCGTGACGGTGGGGGATTACGCCTATACGGCAGCCGGGTCCACCATTACCGAACCGGTTCCGGAAAACGCGTTGGGCATCGCCCGGGCCCGTCAGATCAATAAACCAGGCTGGGTGGAAAAAAAGAGGAAGTAA